A stretch of the Asticcacaulis sp. ZE23SCel15 genome encodes the following:
- a CDS encoding glycosyltransferase family 2 protein encodes MKPAPPHSFTAVRLSVIIPTFRRADGLRLAVESVLAQTGLEVVAVRIIVCDNSPEASARAMVAAIDSPHIPITYLHEPATGVANARNTALAATDDDFIAFLDDDEEAPADWLSKLLATQNALDADVVFGPVTARLMAHDAPYPDYFTAFFSRFGPDATQLIDHYYGCGNSLLRRAALPRVHEVFSVDRNDCGGEDDKLFYGMREQGKRMAWAADAVVWEDVPQSRSTLKYTLARAFAYGQGPSTSAMAHNPPKPFACAYWMINGAVQAVVFGILGGLLTLMRAKGAASALDKCARGLGKLIWFPPFKLGFYGTALLKTNAPGR; translated from the coding sequence ATGAAACCGGCCCCGCCCCATAGCTTTACCGCCGTGCGCCTAAGTGTGATCATCCCGACCTTTCGCCGTGCCGACGGGTTGAGGCTGGCGGTGGAATCGGTGCTGGCGCAAACCGGCTTGGAGGTCGTCGCCGTGCGCATCATCGTCTGCGACAACTCCCCCGAAGCGTCAGCGCGCGCGATGGTGGCCGCGATCGACAGTCCGCACATACCGATTACCTATCTGCATGAACCCGCCACCGGCGTCGCCAATGCCCGCAACACGGCTCTGGCGGCGACCGATGATGACTTCATTGCTTTTCTGGATGATGACGAAGAAGCGCCCGCTGACTGGCTGTCGAAATTGCTGGCCACCCAAAACGCGCTGGACGCCGATGTGGTGTTTGGCCCGGTAACCGCCCGTCTGATGGCCCACGACGCGCCATATCCGGATTATTTTACGGCCTTCTTTTCGCGCTTTGGGCCGGACGCTACGCAACTGATTGACCACTACTATGGCTGCGGCAACAGCCTGCTACGCCGCGCGGCCCTGCCCCGCGTCCATGAGGTTTTCTCGGTTGATCGCAATGACTGCGGCGGGGAGGACGATAAGCTGTTCTACGGCATGCGCGAACAGGGCAAGCGCATGGCCTGGGCTGCAGATGCCGTCGTGTGGGAAGATGTCCCCCAGAGCCGCTCGACTTTGAAATACACCTTAGCCCGCGCCTTTGCCTATGGTCAGGGGCCCTCGACCTCGGCCATGGCCCATAATCCGCCCAAACCGTTCGCTTGCGCTTACTGGATGATCAATGGCGCGGTTCAGGCTGTAGTATTCGGGATTTTGGGCGGACTGCTGACGCTGATGCGTGCCAAAGGTGCCGCAAGCGCCCTCGATAAATGCGCGCGCGGCTTAGGCAAGCTGATCTGGTTTCCGCCGTTTAAGCTCGGCTTTTACGGCACCGCCCTGCTCAAAACCAACGCTCCCGGAAGATGA
- a CDS encoding GNAT family N-acetyltransferase: protein MTQPKGLRPVCELPGPMTTCDLVRPHDLSPSDLGQWRDMIRATPDFRSPLLSPDFTQAVANVRDDVWVAIYRRNGQTIGFLPHHRRPGGLARPVGAPFSDYTALISIPDPAITIAEALRLARIDRFQVIGLIDPYSVFGNINGDSDDACGIDLTQPLDHIPHKHAKNINRLRRRLEEQHGEVRFITPDRNPDHFETMLRLKREQARTTGLHDFLGPTWVDALMRQLFAAPSEGLRGQMLTLTAGGKGIIFHYGVRLGDVMHPWISSFDPAFSAFSPGQVCLMGCGDALKGDGVAYYDLSTGEQHYKNAFGNTHRVVTHGRVYGDTTGGRFSARTTAWARETGQYLPPRIVEITNRLNRRVDQICALELNAPDRLKGLWRAAQAMPQRLKSPEGR, encoded by the coding sequence ATGACCCAGCCTAAGGGTCTGCGCCCTGTATGTGAGTTGCCCGGCCCTATGACGACCTGCGATCTTGTCCGCCCTCATGATCTGAGCCCGTCCGACCTTGGCCAGTGGCGTGATATGATCCGCGCTACGCCCGATTTTCGTTCGCCCCTGCTGTCGCCTGATTTCACTCAGGCGGTGGCGAATGTGCGCGATGATGTCTGGGTCGCCATCTATCGCCGCAACGGTCAGACCATAGGCTTTCTGCCTCATCATCGCCGCCCCGGCGGATTGGCCAGACCCGTCGGCGCCCCGTTTTCAGACTATACAGCCCTGATCAGCATCCCTGATCCGGCCATTACGATTGCCGAGGCGCTCAGATTGGCCCGCATCGACCGGTTTCAGGTCATCGGTCTGATTGATCCCTACAGTGTGTTTGGCAATATTAACGGCGACAGCGACGATGCCTGTGGGATCGACCTCACCCAGCCGCTCGATCACATTCCGCATAAACATGCCAAGAATATCAACCGCCTGCGCCGCCGCCTTGAAGAGCAGCACGGCGAGGTGCGCTTTATTACCCCCGACCGCAATCCCGACCATTTCGAGACCATGCTACGCTTGAAACGTGAACAGGCCCGCACCACCGGCCTGCATGATTTTCTGGGCCCGACGTGGGTCGATGCCCTGATGCGTCAACTATTTGCCGCGCCGTCTGAAGGCTTACGCGGGCAGATGCTGACCCTGACGGCGGGCGGTAAAGGGATTATTTTCCATTATGGTGTAAGACTGGGCGATGTCATGCACCCGTGGATATCCAGTTTCGATCCGGCGTTCAGCGCCTTTTCGCCCGGTCAGGTGTGCCTGATGGGGTGTGGCGATGCGCTTAAAGGCGACGGTGTGGCGTACTACGACCTGTCGACCGGTGAGCAGCATTATAAAAACGCCTTTGGTAACACCCATCGCGTAGTCACCCACGGTCGGGTCTATGGCGACACCACGGGGGGCCGGTTTAGCGCCCGCACGACCGCATGGGCGCGTGAAACCGGTCAGTACCTTCCACCGCGTATTGTGGAAATCACGAACCGTCTGAACCGCCGCGTCGATCAGATCTGCGCGCTGGAACTGAACGCGCCGGATCGCCTCAAGGGCCTGTGGCGGGCCGCGCAGGCCATGCCGCAGCGCCTGAAATCGCCGGAGGGCCGTTGA
- a CDS encoding helix-turn-helix transcriptional regulator codes for MKNRIKVLRAERDWSQADLADRLSVSRQTVNAIETEKYDPSLPLAFKIADIFQQRIEDIFLPDQKA; via the coding sequence ATGAAAAACCGAATCAAGGTTTTGCGGGCCGAACGCGACTGGTCTCAGGCCGATCTGGCCGACCGGCTAAGCGTCTCGCGCCAGACCGTCAATGCCATAGAGACGGAAAAGTATGATCCGTCACTGCCGCTGGCATTCAAAATCGCTGACATATTTCAGCAACGGATCGAAGACATATTTCTGCCGGATCAAAAAGCTTAA
- a CDS encoding TraB/GumN family protein — MLKPFKTMFKALAVAGVALMPVAATAQDVKTGAPLMWVVKDADSTVYLLGSIHLLKPDMQWQDARIKTAMTQSSELWLEIANLDDQAAAGSAFLKHAINPKGNLTEGMSEADIAKLNAALDRHGLPMAQARNLKPWAVGLLITVKSMMASGFDPNSGVDKTLLDQAKAAGKPVKGFETIEQQMGFFGSFDEETSRQFLLDVLNQEEEGKALLETMLTAWHTGDEAALEKLFNDEMKVKTPKLYDVLLKGRNQDWVPQIEQILAGSGTSLIVVGTAHLVGPDGVPTLLKAKGVKVDAVK, encoded by the coding sequence ATGCTGAAACCTTTTAAAACTATGTTCAAGGCGCTTGCTGTGGCCGGGGTGGCGCTTATGCCGGTGGCCGCGACTGCGCAGGACGTAAAAACCGGCGCACCCTTGATGTGGGTCGTCAAAGATGCGGATTCGACCGTCTATCTGCTGGGTTCGATTCACCTGCTCAAACCTGACATGCAGTGGCAGGATGCCCGCATCAAAACAGCGATGACGCAGTCGTCGGAACTGTGGCTGGAAATCGCCAATCTCGATGATCAGGCGGCGGCCGGTTCGGCCTTTCTGAAACACGCCATCAACCCCAAAGGTAATCTGACCGAGGGTATGAGCGAGGCTGATATTGCCAAGCTTAATGCCGCGTTAGATCGTCATGGTCTGCCGATGGCGCAGGCGCGTAATCTCAAGCCGTGGGCCGTCGGGCTCCTGATCACGGTGAAGTCAATGATGGCGTCAGGCTTTGATCCCAATTCAGGGGTTGATAAGACCCTGCTCGATCAGGCTAAGGCGGCGGGTAAGCCGGTCAAGGGCTTTGAAACCATCGAGCAGCAGATGGGTTTTTTCGGCAGTTTTGACGAGGAAACCAGCCGCCAGTTCCTGCTTGACGTGCTCAATCAGGAGGAAGAGGGCAAGGCCCTGCTGGAGACCATGCTTACCGCCTGGCATACCGGCGATGAGGCGGCGCTTGAAAAGTTGTTTAACGACGAAATGAAGGTCAAGACACCTAAGCTTTATGACGTGCTGCTCAAAGGGCGCAATCAGGATTGGGTGCCGCAGATTGAGCAGATTCTGGCCGGTTCCGGTACGTCCCTGATCGTGGTGGGTACGGCCCATCTGGTTGGGCCGGATGGGGTGCCGACCCTGTTAAAAGCTAAGGGTGTTAAGGTCGATGCCGTCAAGTAA